A genomic window from Halomonas sp. LR3S48 includes:
- a CDS encoding TRAP transporter small permease encodes MDALYRLTNRAAVGLALLGTLGILLMVIHITLDVLLRATLSVSIPATVELVTRYYLITLALLPLGWVEWRREMIAVEALEGLMKPWLVRLSDVLVSLLSAAVYGVLAVTTWGKAMEQYDIGSYVMSLNFPMPVWPTYFALPAAFALAAMVCVVRLPFLLRDTTSSSGTS; translated from the coding sequence ATGGACGCTCTCTACCGTCTCACCAATCGGGCCGCCGTCGGGCTGGCCCTGCTGGGGACGCTCGGCATCCTGCTGATGGTGATCCACATCACCCTCGATGTGCTGCTGCGCGCCACGCTGTCCGTGTCGATCCCCGCCACCGTGGAGCTGGTGACCCGCTACTACCTGATCACCCTGGCCCTGCTGCCGTTGGGGTGGGTGGAGTGGCGCCGGGAGATGATCGCCGTGGAGGCCCTGGAGGGGCTGATGAAGCCCTGGCTGGTGCGTCTGTCCGATGTGCTGGTGTCGCTGCTTTCGGCTGCGGTCTATGGCGTCCTGGCCGTGACCACCTGGGGCAAGGCCATGGAGCAGTACGACATCGGCTCCTACGTGATGTCGTTGAACTTCCCCATGCCGGTCTGGCCGACCTACTTCGCCTTGCCCGCTGCCTTCGCCCTGGCAGCGATGGTCTGTGTGGTGCGCCTGCCATTCCTGCTCAGAGACACGACCTCTTCTTCCGGCACATCATGA
- the dctP gene encoding TRAP transporter substrate-binding protein DctP translates to MTRRTLFKTLAVAATAGSLALAAQAQARDLRMAPGVPPAHPAYDPMFTEFAERLAEKTDGDLTGNLLGTEVANIGNMRNAIRSGLVEVGLFLPAYFPADLPEINLVGDLAFLGTNPHAMGAAATEYIVTCDECQQELKQLGVVYTSSHASDLYRILSTEPVRSLDDLQGLRMRVGGPQYSRWAESVGVSPASMPVGETYESLSQGVIEGTIASIADIISFRLDDVLNYVTDVELGTFHSTISHAVGQQAWSTLTPEQREALVHASVEASAAITQRWGYEMAAEAREVALENGIEILEPEPELLEAIEAFLEEDLVHAAEQAESRHGVEEAAAKIERFQSLVEKWTAIVEEVGADPEAVAEAMNREIWAGVDFSTYGT, encoded by the coding sequence ATGACACGTCGCACGCTGTTCAAGACCCTTGCCGTCGCCGCTACCGCCGGTAGCCTGGCGCTCGCCGCCCAAGCCCAGGCCCGCGATCTGCGCATGGCGCCTGGGGTGCCGCCGGCGCATCCCGCCTATGATCCGATGTTCACCGAATTCGCCGAGCGTCTGGCCGAGAAGACCGATGGCGACTTGACGGGCAACCTGCTGGGAACCGAGGTGGCCAACATCGGCAACATGCGCAACGCCATCCGCAGCGGCCTGGTAGAGGTGGGGCTCTTCCTGCCGGCCTACTTCCCGGCCGACCTGCCCGAGATCAACCTGGTCGGGGACCTGGCTTTCCTGGGCACCAACCCCCACGCCATGGGAGCGGCGGCAACCGAGTACATCGTCACTTGTGACGAGTGCCAGCAGGAGCTCAAGCAATTGGGTGTCGTCTATACCAGCTCTCATGCTTCGGATCTCTACCGAATACTGAGTACCGAGCCGGTACGCTCTCTCGACGACCTCCAGGGGCTGCGCATGCGAGTGGGCGGACCCCAGTATTCCCGCTGGGCCGAATCGGTGGGGGTGTCGCCGGCATCCATGCCGGTAGGGGAGACGTACGAATCGCTCTCTCAGGGTGTGATCGAGGGCACCATCGCTTCCATTGCCGACATCATCTCCTTTCGACTGGATGACGTGCTGAATTATGTCACCGATGTCGAGCTGGGCACTTTCCATAGCACCATTTCCCATGCGGTTGGTCAGCAGGCGTGGAGCACGCTCACTCCCGAGCAGCGTGAAGCACTGGTGCATGCCTCGGTCGAGGCCTCCGCCGCCATTACCCAGCGCTGGGGATACGAGATGGCAGCCGAGGCTCGCGAGGTCGCACTCGAAAACGGTATCGAGATCCTGGAACCCGAGCCCGAGCTGTTGGAGGCCATCGAGGCTTTCCTCGAGGAAGATCTGGTCCATGCCGCGGAGCAGGCGGAGAGCCGCCACGGCGTAGAAGAAGCGGCGGCCAAGATCGAGCGCTTCCAGTCACTGGTGGAGAAGTGGACCGCCATCGTCGAGGAGGTCGGCGCGGATCCCGAGGCGGTTGCCGAGGCCATGAATCGCGAGATCTGGGCCGGGGTGGATTTCTCCACCTACGGGACCTGA